From Ancylobacter pratisalsi, one genomic window encodes:
- a CDS encoding ArsR/SmtB family transcription factor, with protein sequence MSAIVSGNQIAEIAALVGDPARANMLLALMGGRALTAGELARHAGVSASTTSGHLARLAAARLVTPARQGRHRYYRLASPEIADVVHALMVATGGSPARHRPVGPRDAALRLARTCYDHLAGRLALALADALHARAHVVEADGGAVVTEAGRAFLVDFGLDLDAGASSRRPLCRTCLDWSERRPHLAGRLGAGLLGRLRELEWVADMPGTRALRVTRAGEAGFVEYFGLAPDWRCEAVAPGWGG encoded by the coding sequence ATGTCAGCGATCGTCTCGGGTAACCAGATTGCAGAGATCGCCGCGCTGGTCGGCGACCCCGCCCGTGCCAACATGCTGCTGGCGCTGATGGGCGGTCGGGCGCTGACCGCCGGCGAACTGGCGCGCCACGCAGGGGTGAGCGCGTCCACCACCAGCGGGCATCTTGCCCGGCTGGCGGCGGCGCGGCTGGTGACGCCCGCGCGGCAGGGGCGGCACCGCTATTACCGGCTGGCCTCGCCCGAGATCGCCGATGTGGTGCACGCGCTGATGGTGGCGACGGGAGGCTCCCCGGCACGCCACCGGCCGGTGGGCCCGCGCGACGCGGCGCTAAGGCTGGCGCGCACCTGCTACGATCATCTGGCGGGCCGGCTGGCGCTGGCGCTCGCCGATGCGCTGCACGCCCGCGCCCATGTCGTGGAGGCCGATGGCGGGGCTGTCGTCACCGAGGCCGGCCGGGCCTTCCTCGTCGATTTCGGGCTCGATCTCGACGCCGGGGCGTCCTCGCGGCGGCCGCTGTGCCGCACCTGCCTCGACTGGAGCGAGCGCCGCCCGCATCTGGCGGGCCGGCTCGGGGCCGGGCTGCTGGGACGGCTGCGGGAACTGGAATGGGTGGCGGACATGCCCGGCACCCGCGCGCTGCGCGTCACCCGCGCCGGGGAGGCCGGGTTTGTGGAGTATTTCGGCCTGGCTCCGGACTGGCGCTGCGAGGCGGTGGCGCCGGGATGGGGCGGCTGA